A DNA window from Calliphora vicina chromosome 1, idCalVici1.1, whole genome shotgun sequence contains the following coding sequences:
- the LOC135948755 gene encoding very long chain fatty acid elongase 7-like: MNSNVTSGFDIAAEIASIAIDEFKTHYVTKNFTGLIQRYYHLVEEDFGDPRAKRFALMDSPLYTFGLVGVYLSWVLVLGPLFMRDRKPFQLRRLLVIYNAFQVAISAYMFYEHLVAGWLSYNLKCQPVDYSDSPMSKRMLNLCYVYYLSKLTEFADTVFFVLRKKSNQITWLHVYHHSVTPLETWILVKFIAGGNATFPNLLNNFVHVCMYFYYMMSAMGPEYAKFLWWKKYMTELQIAQFVLCIVHTVRALFSQQCQFSRFISTLLLLNSSIFFCLFMNFYVQAYKKGKDQKTIAATTPSSNSVRTCAAELQQKQRQKAFEMNNNNNNSQDVLPLLSEKKMN; this comes from the exons atgaaTAGTAACGTAACATCGGGTTTCGATATTGCTGCCGAAATAGCAAGCATTGCTATCGATGAATTCAAAACACACTATGTGACCAAAAATTTCACAGGATTAATACAAAGATATTATCATTTGGTCGAAGAGGACTTTGGCG atCCCCGGGCCAAACGTTTCGCACTTATGGATAGCCCGCTATATACTTTTGGTTTAGTCGGCGTATACTTGTCGTGGGTTCTGGTGTTAGGACCTTTATTTATGCGTGATCGTAAGCCATTCCAACTAAGACGTTTACTTGTCATTTACAATGCATTCCAAGTGGCCATCAGTGCATATATGTTCTATGaa CATTTAGTGGCAGGTTGGCTAAGTTACAATCTTAAATGTCAACCCGTGGATTACAGCGACAGTCCAATGTCAAAAAGA ATGTTAAATCTTTGCTACGTTTATTATTTATCAAAGTTGACTGAATTCGCCGATACAGTATTTTTCGTGTTGCGTAAAAAATCGAATCAAATTACCTGGCTGCATGTGTACCATCACTCAGTAACACCTTTGGAAACAtggattttagttaaatttattgCCG GTGGTAATGCAACCTTTCCCAATTTGTTGAATAATTTCGTGCACGTTTGCATGTACTTCTATTATATGATGTCCGCTATGGGTCCAGAATACGCCAAATTTTTGTGGTGGAAGAAATATATGACAGAATTGCAAATT GCCCAATTTGTTCTTTGCATCGTCCACACAGTACGCGCCTTATTCAGTCAACAATGTCAATTCTCAAGATTCATTTCAACTTTGTTGTTGCTCAATTCTTCGATCTTCTTCTGTTTGTTCATGAACTTTTACGTACAGGCCTACAAGAAGGGCAAGGATCAAAAGACAATAGCAGCGACTACTCCATCGTCCAATTCAGTAAGGACATGTGCAGCTGAATTGCAACAAAAGCAGAGACAGAAGGCGTTCGaaatgaacaacaacaacaacaacagtcaAGATGTGTTGCCACTTTTAAGTGAAAAGAAGATGAACTAA